A genomic stretch from Taeniopygia guttata chromosome 9, bTaeGut7.mat, whole genome shotgun sequence includes:
- the THAP4 gene encoding peroxynitrite isomerase THAP4 isoform X4: MAGHGANTETPQLNPVMEPLSWMLGTWLSDPPGDGTFPTMKPFQYLEEVHISHVGQPMLNFSFNAFHPDTRKPMHRECGFIRLKPDTNKVAFISAQNTGLVEVEEGEVNGQELSIASHSIARISFAKKPHVEQITRKFRLNSDGKLEQTVSMATTTQPMTQHLHITYKKVTP, encoded by the exons ATGGCTGGGCATGGAGCAAACACAG AGACTCCCCAGCTGAACCCTGTGATGGAACCCCTGTCTTGGATGCTGGGCACTTGGCTCTCAGACCCACCAGGAGACGGCACCTTCCCTACCATGAAGCCCTTCCAGTACCTGGAGGAAGTGCACATCTCTCACGTGGGACAGCCCATGCTCAACTTCTC GTTCAACGCCTTCCACCCGGATACCAGGAAGCCCATGCACCGGGAGTGTGGATTCATCCGCCTCAAACCTGACACTAACAAGGTGGCCTTCATCAGTGCCCAGAACACAG GTCTGGTGGAGGTGGAGGAAGGGGAGGTGAATGGACAAGAGCTGTCTATAGCTTCTCACTCCATAGCCAGGATCTCCTTTGCCAAGAAGCCCCATGTAGAGCAG ATTACCAGAAAATTCAGGCTCAATTCTGATGGGAAACTCGAACAAACTGTCTCAATGGCAACGACTACGCAGCCCATGACTCAGCACTTACACATTACCTACAAGAAGGTGACTCCCTGA